From Listeria swaminathanii, the proteins below share one genomic window:
- the purN gene encoding phosphoribosylglycinamide formyltransferase, whose translation MNIAIFASGNGSNFQALVDDEIIKPHVKLLVCDKPNAYVLERANKHQIPVFLFEAKNYPDKEAFETEILLELRGLEIDLLVLAGYMRLIGPTLLAEFPEQIVNLHPSLLPDFKGKDAIGQAIQANVSETGVTAHFVDAGMDTGPMIDQVKVAIDAAETAETLAEKIHQVEHIFYPKVIRGLIQNGGND comes from the coding sequence ATGAACATAGCCATTTTTGCTTCTGGTAACGGTTCGAATTTTCAGGCATTAGTAGATGACGAGATCATTAAGCCACACGTGAAATTACTTGTGTGTGATAAGCCAAATGCGTATGTTTTAGAACGCGCGAACAAGCATCAAATTCCGGTTTTCCTTTTTGAAGCGAAAAATTATCCGGATAAAGAAGCGTTTGAAACGGAAATTTTATTAGAGCTGCGCGGCTTGGAAATTGATTTATTAGTGCTAGCAGGATATATGCGCTTGATTGGGCCAACGTTACTTGCAGAATTTCCAGAGCAAATCGTTAACTTGCATCCGTCGTTACTACCCGATTTTAAAGGGAAAGATGCGATTGGGCAGGCGATTCAGGCGAATGTTTCTGAAACGGGAGTTACCGCGCATTTTGTGGATGCTGGAATGGACACTGGGCCGATGATTGATCAGGTGAAAGTAGCGATAGATGCAGCAGAAACCGCAGAAACTTTAGCAGAAAAAATTCATCAAGTAGAACATATTTTTTATCCAAAAGTGATTCGAGGATTAATTCAAAATGGAGGGAACGATTAA
- the purM gene encoding phosphoribosylformylglycinamidine cyclo-ligase — MAENAYSKAGVDVEAGYQVVERIKKHVARTERMGAMGALGSFGGMFDLSSLNLKEPVLVSGTDGVGTKLLLAIEADKHDTIGIDCVAMCVNDILAQGAEPLFFLDYIATGKTDPVKMEQIVKGVADGCEQAGAALIGGETAEMPDMYGADDYDLAGFTVGAVEKQKLITEGSVKANDTLIGIPSSGIHSNGYSLVRKIFFKDNDFALDAELAELEVPLAEELLKPTRIYVKPVLEVLKQVDVRGITHVTGGGFVENLPRMLTEDLAVKVELGTWPVLPIFDVMKKYGQLKELEMYEIFNMGIGMVLAVAKADVEKTLEVLVQNGEAAYVIGEVTTRESEAVIFAGGQKG; from the coding sequence ATGGCAGAAAATGCATATAGTAAAGCAGGCGTAGACGTAGAAGCTGGCTATCAAGTAGTGGAACGCATCAAGAAACATGTGGCTAGAACAGAACGAATGGGCGCTATGGGAGCGCTTGGTTCTTTTGGCGGAATGTTTGATTTAAGTAGCTTGAATTTAAAAGAGCCTGTCCTTGTTTCTGGTACAGATGGTGTTGGGACAAAATTACTTTTGGCTATTGAAGCAGATAAACATGATACTATCGGGATTGACTGCGTGGCAATGTGCGTGAATGACATTTTAGCTCAAGGTGCCGAGCCCTTATTTTTCTTAGATTATATCGCAACAGGAAAAACAGACCCGGTGAAAATGGAACAAATTGTGAAAGGTGTGGCAGATGGCTGCGAACAAGCGGGAGCGGCGTTAATTGGCGGCGAAACGGCGGAAATGCCAGATATGTATGGCGCGGATGATTATGACTTAGCTGGTTTTACTGTAGGAGCTGTCGAGAAACAAAAACTGATTACAGAAGGCTCGGTTAAAGCTAACGATACGCTAATCGGTATTCCTTCCAGTGGGATTCATAGTAATGGTTATTCGCTCGTTCGGAAAATTTTCTTTAAAGATAACGATTTTGCTTTAGATGCGGAATTGGCTGAATTAGAAGTGCCACTTGCAGAAGAGTTGCTTAAACCGACACGCATTTATGTGAAACCTGTTTTAGAAGTACTAAAACAAGTAGACGTTCGCGGGATTACGCATGTGACTGGCGGCGGATTTGTCGAGAACTTGCCACGGATGTTAACAGAGGATTTAGCAGTGAAAGTGGAGCTTGGAACATGGCCGGTGTTGCCGATTTTTGATGTTATGAAGAAATATGGTCAACTAAAGGAACTTGAAATGTATGAAATTTTCAATATGGGTATTGGCATGGTGCTCGCAGTTGCGAAAGCGGATGTCGAAAAAACCTTGGAAGTACTTGTCCAAAACGGGGAAGCGGCTTACGTTATTGGTGAAGTTACGACACGTGAAAGCGAAGCGGTTATTTTCGCGGGAGGCCAAAAAGGATGA